A genomic segment from Centroberyx gerrardi isolate f3 chromosome 22, fCenGer3.hap1.cur.20231027, whole genome shotgun sequence encodes:
- the fbxo15 gene encoding F-box only protein 15 — protein MATGRGQFFRSFIEGLERKPAQPLQGRGKATKKKKRHPRTMSALRRPGSRPVKQMAAPNADILTVPGARLSKTADKSSRASTQNFLETLPSEILINILSYLDASSLFCISHVNKLFYQLANDDAMWHKMYISEFGKSQRWKPKCMDEVLLKLDAVEVRDRAAGYWKRLYFRSITGYDVNKWKRELRDISPYTGLPSQTQWVLRNLHVTWELTVSDKSGCEGTFEQSRAHFFESSVIACWSGGRWPNYHRVSTLQLHGVRTTHSCLSLKKPGWRSLMAKFDMETLSKSTQVIGRDRLVKLILLQPGIILGIWRGQSSIAFVMVSLHFHRLVEKSLLGSSVCPYSEPVDKPPFDDIDPEYGLHGYSLHIVLHNTVTEIMSGHFSQLFCRRIHIKDGLIPLTAISKANLSQHTPLSGNISLPWKCEALEGTVENCCMMSLTLLDESQKPFWCVSSPVSMVLAKRPVSYDYDGEHFLIHYQDSEGLVKMKLVWMKEQKQFFLVGLTAYVAVNKVNKYFSRDY, from the exons ATGGCGACTGGACGCGGACAGTTCTTTCGGAGTTTCATAGAGGGTCTGGAGAGAAAACCTGCACAGCCACTTCAAGGCAGAGGAAAGGCtactaaaaagaagaaaagacatCCCAGGACAATGTCGGCCCTCAG GAGGCCCGGGTCAAGACCAGTGAAACAAATGGCAGCACCAAATGCCGATATTTTAACAGTGCCAGGAGCAAGGTTGTCCAAAACTGCTGACAAATCATCTCGAGCCTCCACTCAAAACTTCCTAGAAAC ACTGCCATCTGAGATCCTGATTAACATTCTGTCATACCTGGATGCCTCCTCGCTTTTCTGCATCAGCCACGTCAACAAGCTCTTCTATCAGCTCGCCAATGATGA TGCCATGTGGCATAAGATGTACATATCAGAGTTTGGCAAGAGTCAGAGGTGGAAGCCGAAGTGCATGGACGAGGTGCTGCTGAAGCTGGACGCAGTGGAGGTGCGGGATCGGGCCGCGGGCTACTGGAAGAGGCTGTACTTCAGGAGCATAACTGGATACGACGTGAACAAGTGGAAGAGAGAGCTTCGGGACATCAGCCCGTACACCGGGCTGCCCAGCCAGACACAGTGGGTCCTCAG AAACTTGCATGTCACCTGGGAGCTGACGGTATCTGACAAGTCAGGGTGTGAGGGGACATTTGAGCAGAGCCGAGCGCACTTCTTTGAGTCTTCTGTGATCGCATGCTGGAGCGGAGGCCGCTGGCCCAACTACCACCGCGTTTCCACCCTTCAACTCCACGGTGTCCGGACAACCCACAGCTGCCTCAGCCTAAAGAA ACCTGGCTGGCGGTCCCTCATGGCCAAGTTTGACATGGAGACTCTATCTAAAAGTACGCAGGTTATTGGCAGAGACAGACTGGTCAAACTGATACTTCTACAGCCTGGCATCATCCTTGGCATCTGGAGG GGTCAGAGCTCTATTGCCTTTGTCATGGTCAGCCTCCACTTCCACAGGCTGGTGGAGAAGAGTCTCCTGGGATCCTCCGTTTG CCCCTACTCCGAGCCAGTGGACAAACCCCCTTTTGATGACATCGACCCCGAGTACGGTCTCCATGGTTACTCACTACACATTGTTCTCCACAACACTGTGACGGAGATCATGTCCGGCCACTTCTCCCAGCTCTTCTGCCGGAGAA TTCATATCAAAGACGGCCTAATCCCCCTGACTGCCATTAGCAAGGCCAACTTGTCGCAGCACACCCCCCTGTCAGGCAACATCAGCCTGCCCTGGAAGTGCGAGGCCCTCGAGGGCACAGTGGAG AACTGCTGCATGATGAGCCTGACTCTGCTGGATGAATCCCAGAAACCCTTCTGGTGTGTCAGCTCTCCCGTTTCCATGGTGCTGGCCAAGAGGCCCGTCTCCTACGACTACGACGGCGAGCACTTCTTGATCCACTACCAGGACTCAGAAGGCTTGGTGAAGATGAAGCTCGTATGGATGAAGGAACAGAAGCAGTTCTTCCTTGTCGGTCTCACCGCCTATGTGGCCGTTAACAAAGTCAACAAGTATTTCAGTAGAGATTACTGA
- the cbln2b gene encoding cerebellin-2b, producing MVPARFPGPCAMLALTLLLGCGVALCLGQNDTEPIVLEGKCLVVCDSNPSSDGAVTSSLGISVRSAGAKVAFSAVRGTNHEPSEMSNTSMTIYFDQVLVNIGNHFDLKASVFQAPRRGIYSFSFHVVKVYNRQTIQVNLMQNDYPVISAFAGDQDVTREAASNGVLLMVEREDRVYLKLERGTLMGGWKYSTFSGFLVFPL from the exons ATGGTGCCAGCGCGCTTCCCGGGACCCTGTGCCATGCTGGCACTGACCCTCCTCTTGGGATGCGGCGTGGCTCTCTGCCTCGGCCAGAACGACACGGAGCCCATCGTGCTGGAAGGGAAGTGTCTGGTGGTGTGCGACTCGAACCCTTCTTCGGACGGAGCAGTCACCTCCTCACTCGGCATATCCGTCCGCTCCGCCGGCGCAAAGGTGGCTTTTTCAGCCGTGCGTGGAACCAACCATGAGCCGTCAGAGATGAGCAACACGTCTATGACCATCTATTTTGACCAG GTTTTAGTGAACATCGGCAACCATTTCGATCTCAAAGCAAGTGTTTTCCAGGCGCCAAGGAGGGGAATATATAGTTTCAGCTTTCACGTGGTCAAGGTCTACAACAGACAAACCATACAG GTGAACCTGATGCAGAATGATTATCCGGTTATATCAGCATTTGCCGGTGACCAGGACGTTACGAGAGAGGCGGCCAGCAACGGAGTACTGCTGATGGTTGAACGGGAGGACCGGGTCTATCTGAAGCTGGAACGGGGCACCCTCATGGGCGGATGGAAATACTCCACCTTCTCAGGCTTTCTAGTCTTTCCTCTATAA